In one window of Henckelia pumila isolate YLH828 chromosome 1, ASM3356847v2, whole genome shotgun sequence DNA:
- the LOC140875479 gene encoding uncharacterized protein, with protein sequence MYQFSAMASLFSSLIVSFLLIISAHAGRWSSEKNSVKVGVVTHATSGTYTGKTNYTDVIGLANLVAGFPLLEEANEDPCFPPVWSWIECNSDPRPRIIALNLGSRSLIALDDALPDFSMMDALESIDLQHNIIYGTIPSFLGEFPNLQTLNLAYNFFTGLVPNSIACNTGLKLSLDGNYGLYASNSCPSGTNKAVPTTATTTTTPDYSGGGYVYTPTTYRTRKSKTPVIVGSAVSISGVIAIAVGIFAIFRHKAKVAAAVAAANAQGGNYEQGNPKLNNIPTEEVPMNTRPTNLSP encoded by the exons ATGTACCAATTTTCTGCCATGGCCTCTCTTTTCTCTTCATTAATTGTCAGCTTTTTGCTAATAATATCAGCTCATGCAG gaAGATGGAGTTCGGAGAAGAATAGCGTCAAAGTGGGAGTTGTTACTCACGCAACCAGTGGTACTTACACCGGCAAAACTAATTACACAGACG TGATTGGATTGGCAAATTTAGTCGCCGGATTTCCATTGCTGGAGGAAGCTAACGAGGACCCCTGCTTTCCACCAGTGTGGTCATGGATAGAGTGCAATTCCGATCCCCGACCGCGCATAATAGCGCT GAATCTTGGGAGCAGATCGCTGATTGCACTTGACGACGCACTTCCTGACTTCAGTATGATGGACGCTCTTGAATCCAT AGAtttgcagcataatatcatttatggaaccattccttCATTCCTTGGCGAATTCCCAAACCTCCAAACACT GAACTTGGCTTACAATTTTTTCACTGGACTTGTACCGAATTCAATAGCATGCAACACAGGCTTAAAATTAAG CCTAGATGGTAATTACGGCTTATACGCATCGAATTCGTGCCCATCGGGCACAAACAAGGCTGTCCCGACGACCGCGACGACCACGACGACCCCTGATTATTCAGGTGGTGGTTATGTATATACGCCCACAACATACAGAACAAGGAAAAGCAAAACGCCTGTAATAGTGGGGAGCGCAGTTTCAATATCTGGTGTCATCGCGATCGCCGTCGGGATTTTCGCTATATTCCGGCACAAGGCAAAGGTTGCAGCTGCTGTTGCTGCTGCCAATGCACAAG gagGGAATTATGAACAAGGCAACCCAAAGCTTAATAATATTCCTACTGAGGAAGTGCCAATGAATACACGTCCAACCAATCTAAGCCCATGA